From Plasmodium yoelii strain 17X genome assembly, chromosome: 11, a single genomic window includes:
- a CDS encoding heptatricopeptide repeat-containing protein, putative → MRSIQCLGTYSKFPQIIKCFKNEKIKTVKQFVSKSSYLNSQNEITEPKLDLDSSSGCSSGSSSVNLFKGELILDKKLKSNKIFSTYTNSYINKESEHILILCLKKINEYEKNKENIKISVFIYELQNLSKSKISFNVLKNIKTIQNFFDHINNNIHTASPSLLLSVAISYKNIKLNKYVYFKNILKNICNHIKVYKNNKLTKLLKNEDNDQNNKDDYKYTIQLLNKKKKNHKINMLNVYTNHLNNSALSYILHSYSSLFNISNYYLLYICKYILLNVGNLNYLDMLSLLYFINKSNIKITKSDILFCIANTSQTKNGGGKNEGGKNNTKLDNNIITQNEKIIIQNATQLNKSNIKYNEYKNTYIKILRTIIHLINKKTIFNENTNILILILYYYFKMNLIPIQIFYKLHYRIKKNIKNVDIKYISLYLYILSNIKFNLGFYKFIYKYLTDVFTNRTKEFNILSLSLSFYSLSKNEYYDDKFVNSCLTLFKRHAESLNDVNITNIVYTLGKLKKKDDKFFDIICEILTRRIENISALNLSLIVHNLSKLHYQNDKFYKMCVNKGKELLCGFTPKQLIVFTTGLVINNIYDFDFMQLFFNHIICIDSDSEKNGEKNDEKNGEKNGEKNGKKNDKKNDKKNNMLSIICFSTVLERENFIKQFPLSINTFISKNMNFIQYKEYTTMHDEILNILNYLNVENFEMLKEKKPYMFDIFIKGDGKNIYIDILSRKKYLACSENLNGFMELKKRHMNLLNGKYYYFDKDSFISLDSIDKKTNFIKNFLQNICFYNFIVLNQADERTKKDITNLIYCNQNENKKKLYMNLLYEKKQNYSKENSNYSQKYNTSNFIKNRNYFLFPTYSKIENVEKNLHKKKKNQINFGEPLIKKHQIFIDYDQGILLNQSKINLINKSDKDFQNIQHKDGNGNGNNSHSLLHNENNFLFSKKLHGLTKFEFVDKKSGKIVVKKNKIF, encoded by the exons ATGCGAAGCATACAATGTTTAGGGACCTATTCTAAGTTTCcgcaaataataaaatgttttaaaaatgaaaaaataaaaacagtAAAACAGTTTGTTAGCAAAAGCTCATATCTTAATAGCCAAAATGAAATAACAGAACCGAAATTAGATCTAGACAGTAGTAGTGGCTGTAGTAGTGGCAGTAGTAGTGTGAACCTATTTAAAGGCGAATTAATTttagataaaaaattaaaaagcaataaaatattttctacaTACACAAACAGTtacataaataaagaaagcgaacacattttaattttatgtctaaaaaaaataaatgaatatgaaaaaaataaagaaaatataaaaataagtgtttttatttatgaattACAAAATTTAAGTAAATCTAAAATAAGttttaatgttttaaaaaatatcaaaacaattcaaaatttttttgatcatataaataataatatacacaCAGCATCACCATCTTTATTATTGTCTGTTGCtataagttataaaaatataaaattaaataaatatgtatattttaaaaatatattaaaaaacatTTGTAATCATATAAaggtatataaaaataataaattaacaaaattattaaaaaatgaagataatgatcaaaataataaagacgattataaatatactatacaattattaaataaaaaaaaaaaaaatcacaaaattaatatgttAAATGTATACACAAACCATTTAAATAATAGTGCTTTGtcttatatattacattcatattcttctttatttaatatatcaaattattatttactatatatatgtaaatatatactaCTAAATGTTGGTAACTTGAATTATTTAGATATGCTTtctcttttatattttataaacaagtctaatataaaaattaccAAATccgatatattattttgcataGCCAATACTAGCCAGACTAAAAACGGGGGCGGTAAAAACGAAGGCGGTAAAAATAACACTAAATTGGATAATAACATTATAacacaaaatgaaaaaattattatacaaaatgcaacacaattaaataaatcaaatataaaatataatgaatacAAAAACAcatacataaaaattttaaggacaattattcatttaataaataaaaaaacaatatttaatgaaaatacaaatatattaatattaatattgtattattattttaaaatgaatttaatacctatacaaatattttacaaattacattatagaattaaaaaaaatattaaaaatgtagacatcaaatatatatctttatatCTCTACATTTTAAGtaacattaaatttaatCTTggtttttataaatttatttataaatatttaaccGACGTTTTCACAAACAGAACTAAAgaatttaacattttatctCTTTCTCTTTCCTTTTATTCTCTCTCAAAAAATGAGTACTATGATGACAAGTTCGTTAATTCTTGTCTTACCTTGTTTAAAAG ACACGCTGAAAGTTTAAATGATGTTAATATCACAAATATTGTGTACACACTAGggaagttaaaaaaaaaagatgataAATTCTTTGATATAATATGCGAAATTTTAACTCGAAGAATTGAAAATATATCCGCACTAAATTTAAGTTTGattgttcataatttatcAAAACTTCATTACCAAAATGATAAGTTTTATAAAATGTGTGTTAATAAAGGAAAAGAATTGTTATGTGGTTTTACACCAAAACAGTTAATCGTATTTACCACAGGATTAGTaatcaataatatatatgactTTGATTTTATGCAACtcttttttaatcatattatatgtatagataGTGATAGCGAAAAAAATGGCGaaaaaaatgacgaaaaaaatggcgaaaaaaatggcgaaaaaaatggcaaaaaaaatgacaaaaaaaatgacaaaaaaaataacatgtTAAGTATCATATGCTTTAGTACAGTGCTTGAAAgagaaaattttattaaacaaTTTCCACTATCTATAAATACGTTTAtttctaaaaatatgaattttattCAATATAAAGAATACACAACTATGCATGATGAAAtattgaatatattaaattatttaaatgtagaaaattttgaaatgttaaaagaaaaaaaacctTATATgtttgatatatttattaaaggagatggtaaaaatatatatatcgatATATTAtcacgaaaaaaatatttagcTTGTTCAGAAAATTTAAATGGATTTatggaattaaaaaaaagacatatgaatttattaaatggtaaatattattattttgacaaagattcatttatatcattagattcgattgataaaaaaacgaattttataaaaaattttttacaaaatatttgCTTTTACAATTTCATTGTTTTAAATCAAGCCGATGAACGAACAAAAAAAGAcataacaaatttaatatattgtaatcaaaatgaaaacaaaaaaaaattatatatgaacttgttatatgaaaaaaaacaaaattattctaaagaaaattcaaattattcacaaaaatataacactagcaattttattaaaaacagaaattattttttatttccaacTTATTCGAAAATTGaaaatgtagaaaaaaatttacataaaaaaaaaaaaaatcaaataaattttgGTGAAccgttaataaaaaaacaccAAATATTTATAGATTATGACCAaggaatattattaaatcaaagtaaaataaatttaataaataaatcgGATAAAGATTTCCAAAATATTCAACACAAAGATGGTAATGGCAATGGTAATAATTCACATTCTTTATTACATAACGAAAATAATTtcttattttcaaaaaagtTACATGGATTAACTAAATTTGAGTTTGTTGATAAAAAATCAGGAAAAATtgttgttaaaaaaaataaaatattttga
- a CDS encoding trafficking protein particle complex subunit 6A, putative: MQPSQMNEKKISKITLLLLINEIINLNIKLVKDNILDIENVGNGDNNKFYNDKFDNEKFDKKDSNSNSKENCNEIEKDKDCINIMSKRLKNMGKSIGLKMIEHILIYKNNLVDIKDIIKVIGKDMWYIIFNKHIDKLQTYKKNVYIIVDNDITVYLKHTLIDNQTNKKNNFIHFFIIFIIGIIKGVLTRFKINAYITYNLHYPTCSFQITILDG; this comes from the exons ATGCAACCAAGCCAAAtgaacgaaaaaaaaatttcgaAAATAACTCTTTTACTTTTAATTaatgaaataattaatttgaatataaaattagtAAAAGACAATATATTAGATATTGAAAATGTAGGAAATGGTGATAATAACAAGTTTTATAATGACAAATTTGATAATGAAAAGTTTGATAAAAAGGACAGTAATAGTAACAGTAAGGAGAATTGTAACGAGATAGAAAAAGATAAAGATTGCATAAATATCATGTCAAaaagattaaaaaatatgggtAAAAGTATAGGATTAAAAATGATtgaacatatattaatatataaaaataatttagttgatattaaagatattatCAAAGTTATAGGAAAAGATATGtggtatattatttttaataaacatATTGATAAATTACaaacttataaaaaaaatgtatatataattgttgaTAACGATATAACTGTTTATTTAAAACACACTTTAATTGATAaccaaacaaataaaaaaaataattttatccatttttttataatttttataattggaATTATTAAAGGTGTTTTAACCcgatttaaaattaatgctTATATTACTTACAATTTGCATTACCCTACAT GTTCTTTTCAAATAACCATACTCGATGGGTAA
- a CDS encoding phosphatidylinositol N-acetylglucosaminyltransferase subunit GPI1, putative translates to MDNTQQANIYNYVNIYFPENIKIYENTSKCFLYGFSNSSTYATIYVTPNYIKEIEFEMNHEQIKNWESFRILGELMFVKNYDDIEKYVNSKNKKDKINYIYSIYYKNKPIVVKINTENEKKNSVLFILYNTNKYIYNFDSDHVNSLISDAYKINFASIYYNKDYHKKSNSILNNSNLNNGKTKNLNIGSGKCQHMHTTSCGDSKRCDSERCDSKRCDSERCDSKRCDSERCDSERCDSERCDREKGKKSYDLSKNKICEHLLIRDVIKLINLRYVYIEEMEKYENKNNGNIPKNIITPKFIYIIYIWLFFMYIISVINKTIYYLFYIPYIFSEKFDSKNKLTILKLIKDKCLLNSEWYKIFLQIIKNKKKKNFYIYYKYKQILLIRAFSLLLDVLGGIILFYIISIQIFNLGFIYDKIKTVFETTTLTSILGTLLQKPFGIKLNNNFTSFIGSVVVSILDKWEVFKNLIPFKRNSIINFFNISSLLGLSIFLSLTIDYLRFATVHVTIIFFFFKKIFSIFHSTMYSLYLLFNGKKWNVLKSRVDTNYYTNKEVILGTMLFAILIFLSPTVVILLFVFGIVYFAIKGFIYFLVVLKEIILYSPIYILLLRSENKYISKGIKMKQCQYTKENELNGFPQSHYLLLENDKLLFLDKIKLFFAIFFNYQNFK, encoded by the exons ATGGATAACACACAACAAGCTAATATCTACAATtatgtgaatatatattttccagaaaatataaagatatatGAAAATACTTCCAAATGTTTTCTCTACGGATTTTCGAATAGTAGCACTTATGCCACCATTTATGTTACTCCCAACTAT ATTAAAGAAATAGAATTCGAAATGAATCATGAGCAGATAAAAAATTGGGAATCATTTCGAATACTTGGGGAATTAATgtttgtaaaaaattatgatgatatagaaaaatatgttaattcaaaaaataaaaaagataaaataaattatatatatagtatttattataaaaataaaccgATTGttgtaaaaattaatacagaaaatgaaaaaaaaaatagtgtcttatttattttatataatacaaacaaatatatttataacttTGATTCTGATCATGTAAATAGTTTAATTTCAGatgcatataaaataaatttcgcatctatatattataataaagattatcataaaaaaagtaatagcATATTAAATAActcaaatttaaataatggaAAAACAAAGAACTTAAATATAGGCAGTGGGAAGTGTCAGCACATGCATACTACATCATGTGGTGATAGCAAACGGTGTGATAGTGAACGGTGTGATAGCAAACGGTGTGATAGTGAACGGTGTGATAGCAAACGTTGTGATAGTGAACGTTGTGATAGTGAACGTTGTGATAGTGAACGGTGTGATAGagaaaaagggaaaaaaagTTATGACTTATCGAAAAACAAGATATGTGAACACTTACTTATAAGGGATGTaatcaaattaataaatttaagatatgtttatattgaagaaatggaaaaatatgaaaataaaaataatggaaatatcccaaaaaatataataactccaaaatttatttatataatttatatatggcttttttttatgtacatAATTTCAGTTATAAATAAgacaatatattatttattttatataccatatatttttagcGAAAAATTTGATtcgaaaaataaattaactattttaaaattaataaaagataAATGTTTGTTAAATTCAGAATggtataaaatatttttgcaaattattaaaaataaaaaaaaaaaaaatttttacatatattataaatataaacaaatattattaattcgAGCATTTAGTTTATTATTAGATGTATTGGGTggtatcattttattttatatcatctcaattcaaatatttaatttaggttttatttatgataaaataaaaaccgTCTTTGAAACGACCACTTTAAC ATCAATATTAGGTACATTATTACAAAAGCCATTTGGAATCAAATTAAACAACAATTTTACATCTTTTATTGGAAGTGTTGTAGTATCTATTTTAGATAAATg GGAggtttttaaaaatttaattccATTTAAAAGGAATTcgataattaattttttcaatatatcCAGTTTATTGGGATTGTCTATTTTTCTTTCTCTTACTATTGATTACTTAAGATTTGCAACTGTACAT gtaacaataatattttttttttttaaaaaaatattttcgaTATTCCATAGTACTATGTACTCTTTGTATTTACTATTCAA tggaaaaaaatggaatgtTTTAAAATCGAGAGTAGACACAAATTACTACACTAATAAAGAAGTTATACTTg gcACAATGTTGTttgctattttaatattcCTTTCCCCAACTGTTGTCATTCTCCTATTTGTTTTTGGCATCGTATACTTTGCAATTAAAG ggtttatatattttttggtagttttaaaggaaattattttatattcccCTATTTATATTCTCTTATTAAGAAGcgaaaacaaatatattagtaaaggaataaaaatgaaacaat gtCAATATACA AAAGAAAACGAATTAAATGGCTTCCCTCAATCACATTACCTACTtttagaaaatgataaattgttatttttagacaaaataaaattattttttgccattttttttaattaccaaaatttcaaataa
- a CDS encoding malate dehydrogenase, putative, with product MTKISLIGSGQIGAIVGQLCLSENIGDIVLYDVANGVPQGKSLDLKHFSTIIGVNRKIIGTNNIEDIKDSDVIVITAGVQRKEGMSREDLIGINGKIIKSVAESVKQYAPNAFVICVTNPLDVMVNVFHKYSNLPYEKICGMAGILDTSRFRYLLGEKLNVSPENINAIILGGHGDLMMPLPRYCSISGIPLLDYIKNHDMSEKDINDIIEKTRNMGGEIIKLAKSSAIFAPAASILKMIKSYLQDQNQLFTCAVYLNGQYNCTNLYAGSTAIINKTGAHPIEFILTEEEQASYQKSINNIRENTQKALNAVN from the coding sequence atgacaaaaatatcattaataGGAAGTGGGCAAATAGGGGCTATAGTAGGTCAACTTTGTTTATCCGAAAATATCGGAGACATTGTTTTATATGATGTAGCAAATGGAGTACCCCAAGGAAAATCTCTtgatttaaaacattttagTACAATTATAGGTGTGAATCGAAAAATAATAGGAACAAACAATATCGAAGATATAAAAGATTCTGATGTAATAGTTATAACTGCGGGTGTTCAAAGAAAAGAAGGAATGTCTAGAGAAGATTTGATTGGtataaatggaaaaataataaaaagtgtTGCAGAATCTGTAAAACAATATGCACCAAATGCTTTTGTTATATGTGTTACAAACCCTCTTGATGTTATGGTTAATGTTTTTCACAAATATAGTAATTTAccatatgaaaaaatatgtgGAATGGCAGGTATATTAGATACATCAAGATTTCGATATTTATTAggtgaaaaattaaatgtttctccagaaaatattaatgcCATTATTTTAGGAGGTCATGGAGATCTTATGATGCCATTGCCAAGATATTGTTCAATATCTGGTATACCATTATTagattatattaaaaatcaTGATATGTCAGAAAAAGATATTAACGATATTATAGAAAAGACAAGAAATATGGGTGGAGAAATTATTAAGCTTGCTAAATCCTCTGCTATATTTGCTCCTGCTGCTTCAATTcttaaaatgataaaatcaTATTTACAAGATCAAAATCAATTATTTACATGTGCTGTTTATTTAAATGGACAATATAATTGTACAAATTTATATGCCGGATCAACAgctattattaataaaactgGGGCACATCCAATCGAATTTATATTGACAGAAGAAGAACAAGCTTCCTATCAAAAATCAATAAACAATATTAGAGAAAATACACAAAAAGCCTTAAATGCAGTTAACTAA
- a CDS encoding rhomboid protease ROM10, putative encodes MRFLMNYQNIPNDDVFDDSELLLIKYARSFYKTFKKNIKFIQILFPSYKPHYVTIIFSIFLYIFFFGYNIYFFNKYNPLFIREDVLINIGINREIISNKLHFHKLITATLVHPNIWSLIINTYYLINLGITVEKGYGRIHTIALMLFSSICGNLLMCATANCNEAQLGTSTILSGIMGLFLQEVTSNFKKIKGKIEIIGTYLFTIVPMYLTIAMFPHNGNIMGNLGGLFGGYCYPYIFNVIRMNRGPGNTARLVHIGLMGLFLISLILSLLIIKC; translated from the exons atgCGATTCCTTAtgaattatcaaaatattcCAAATGATGATGTTTTTGATGACTCAGAGTTGttacttataaaatatgcaagatctttttataaaacctttaaaaaaaatattaaatttattcaaatattATTCCCTTCTTATAAGCCTCATTATGTTACcataatattttctatattcttatatatatttttctttggatataacatttatttttttaataaatacaaCCCTTTATTTATTAGAGA agatgtgttaataaatattggAATAAATAGGGAAATCATTTCAAATAAATTACATTTCCACAAACTTATAACTGCGACCTTAGTTCATCCCAATATATGGAGTTTGATA attaATACATATTACTTAATCAACCTTGGGATAACTGTTGAGAAAGG atATGGACGGATTCACACTATAGCATTAATGTTGTTTAGTTCGATATGTGGGAATTTATTAATGTGTGCAACAGCAAATTGCAATGAG GCCCAATTAGGAACCAGCACTATACTATCTGGAATTATGGGTCTTTTTTTACAAGAAGTAACATcgaattttaaaaaaattaaaggaaAAATCGAAATTATAGGGACTTATTT ATTTACGATCGTACCAATGTATTTGACAATAGCCATGTTCCCACAtaatg GAAACATTATGGGAAACCTTGGAGGACTGTTCGGGGGCTATTGCTACCcatacatttttaatgtaATTAGAATGAATAGAGG gCCAGGAAATACCGCAAGATTAGTACACATTGGATTAATGGgcttatttttaatttcgtTAATACTTAGTCTGTTAATTATTAAGTGCTAA